Proteins encoded by one window of Porphyromonas vaginalis:
- a CDS encoding urea transporter, whose product MTKSSTAPHRGGCIQTIFQEIKVLLLGFSQVFLLQSALSGTLILVGLFCNSWQLALLALLGCLVSRAVASLWRDTKSEIADGLYGFNGTLVGIAIGVYWEISWLSILLLVVGAALSTWLARAFRRHAQLPGLTAPFIIAVWVLLLVSMLAPQGVGLLDSVAQLEEGQSQWRMLGVALGDSVGQVMFQANVLTGILFFLAIVWESRRKALYTLLGVLIPMLAIPFVPETVWREGLLGYNAVLCAIYWASTSERHLLYAVVSVVLSVLLELLALYAGLIPLTAPFVLSVWGVVQAQRWRKVAPQSFNA is encoded by the coding sequence ATGACGAAAAGCTCTACCGCTCCTCACCGAGGAGGTTGCATACAGACGATCTTTCAGGAGATAAAGGTTCTCTTACTGGGGTTCAGTCAAGTGTTTCTCTTGCAAAGTGCTTTGTCAGGCACCTTGATCTTGGTAGGACTCTTCTGCAACTCTTGGCAGCTCGCACTCTTAGCTCTCCTGGGCTGTTTGGTCTCTAGGGCGGTCGCTTCGCTCTGGCGAGACACGAAGTCGGAGATAGCCGATGGCCTCTACGGCTTCAACGGCACCTTGGTGGGTATCGCCATAGGAGTCTACTGGGAGATCAGTTGGCTCTCGATCCTTCTGCTGGTGGTCGGAGCTGCTCTCTCCACATGGTTGGCGCGAGCCTTCCGCCGGCATGCTCAGCTACCCGGGCTGACAGCACCTTTTATCATCGCTGTGTGGGTGCTACTCCTCGTGAGCATGCTAGCTCCGCAAGGGGTAGGACTCCTCGACTCTGTGGCGCAGCTAGAGGAGGGGCAGTCACAGTGGCGGATGCTCGGGGTAGCACTTGGGGATAGTGTCGGGCAGGTGATGTTTCAGGCGAATGTCTTGACCGGCATCCTCTTCTTCCTGGCTATCGTCTGGGAGTCACGTCGCAAAGCTCTCTACACCTTGCTGGGAGTCCTCATTCCGATGCTTGCGATCCCCTTTGTACCGGAGACTGTATGGCGCGAAGGCTTGCTAGGCTACAACGCCGTGCTCTGTGCCATCTATTGGGCCAGTACGAGCGAGCGACACTTGCTCTACGCAGTCGTCTCCGTAGTGCTCTCTGTACTCCTAGAGCTACTCGCTCTCTATGCAGGTTTGATCCCGCTGACGGCTCCTTTTGTGCTGTCTGTATGGGGCGTGGTACAAGCTCAGCGATGGCGAAAGGTTGCACCGCAATCATTTAATGCTTAA
- a CDS encoding response regulator transcription factor, whose amino-acid sequence MQHTILIIEPHKLLAYGLQLALRRGFPDSSVQLCVDLLDLDALKQHITFIAPDIIIANPLLTGVQYNPDLLPAGKEPTIVAINHNLLPEDLYKGYSFVCLPTVEPQSLIQQIQEAEQPDTDTLESEEAKQTPLSQRECEVVTWVARGLTNKEIADALHLSPHTVVTHRRNIAAKLDIHSPSGLTIYALMNNLISMDEAKGI is encoded by the coding sequence ATGCAACACACGATACTAATCATTGAGCCTCACAAGCTCCTCGCCTATGGCTTGCAGCTAGCTCTACGTAGAGGCTTTCCCGACTCTTCCGTACAGCTATGCGTGGATCTGCTCGACCTAGATGCCCTGAAGCAGCACATTACCTTTATTGCGCCTGACATCATCATCGCCAATCCGCTCCTGACGGGCGTACAGTACAACCCTGATCTACTCCCCGCGGGTAAGGAGCCGACAATCGTTGCGATCAATCACAATCTACTCCCAGAGGATCTATACAAAGGCTACAGCTTCGTCTGTCTACCAACGGTCGAGCCGCAGAGCTTGATACAGCAGATACAAGAAGCGGAGCAACCTGATACGGACACTCTGGAGAGCGAAGAGGCAAAGCAAACGCCTCTCTCTCAGCGAGAGTGTGAGGTAGTCACTTGGGTGGCACGAGGGCTGACCAATAAGGAGATAGCGGACGCCCTGCACCTCTCACCGCACACGGTCGTAACGCACCGGCGCAACATAGCCGCCAAGCTTGACATCCACTCGCCTAGCGGTCTGACGATCTACGCCCTGATGAACAATCTGATCTCTATGGATGAGGCTAAGGGAATCTAA
- a CDS encoding hemerythrin domain-containing protein → MNPPTLLNHPFDAQTSLSKLILTHYDLLMVITRFGIPLGFGDKSVDEVCRANGVDTNTLLAVVNMLTTQSDTIPEELLQEISAESLIVYLQRSHHYFLDYKLPDLRGDLFSAVEEGSPEVAALIHRFYDAYVEEVHKHMGYEDEVLFPYVHRLLKGERDKKYSIDEFESRHDHIEMKITDLKNILIKYYQSMGDYALTNVLHELFTTESDLMWHNHIEDCLFVPLIKRIEETLQARNGHA, encoded by the coding sequence ATGAATCCTCCTACTCTCCTCAACCACCCTTTCGACGCTCAGACCTCTCTGAGTAAGTTGATCTTGACGCACTATGACCTGCTCATGGTGATCACCCGCTTTGGCATCCCTCTAGGCTTCGGCGACAAGAGTGTTGATGAGGTGTGTCGGGCTAATGGTGTCGATACGAATACGCTCCTCGCTGTCGTCAACATGCTGACGACGCAGTCCGATACGATCCCAGAGGAGCTACTACAAGAGATCTCGGCTGAGTCGCTCATAGTTTATCTGCAGCGATCACATCACTACTTCCTGGACTACAAGCTTCCAGATCTGCGAGGAGACCTTTTTTCCGCAGTCGAGGAGGGCTCGCCAGAGGTCGCTGCCCTGATACACCGCTTCTATGATGCTTATGTCGAGGAGGTGCACAAGCACATGGGATACGAGGACGAGGTGCTCTTTCCCTACGTGCATCGTCTGCTAAAGGGTGAACGCGATAAGAAGTACTCGATCGATGAATTTGAGAGCAGGCACGACCATATAGAGATGAAGATCACCGATCTCAAGAATATCCTAATCAAGTACTACCAGTCGATGGGAGACTATGCGCTGACGAATGTCCTGCACGAGCTTTTTACCACCGAGAGTGACCTGATGTGGCACAATCATATTGAGGACTGCCTCTTCGTACCGCTCATCAAGCGGATTGAGGAGACACTCCAAGCTCGCAACGGACACGCATAA
- a CDS encoding leucine-rich repeat domain-containing protein yields MSKHLRIWLFVLLGTLLTFTSLLAQGVITMTTSQRVGEEIYLGIKANGNVTIEGAQEAGKTDNLDRKSHRITSQTITIRGDVTELDCSWNQLTNLDVSGCIALTELVCVFNQLTSLDVSGCTALKMLSCSNNQLTSLDVSRSTALTTLDCSFNQLTSLDVSKSTALTELGCASNQLTSLDVSKNTALETLYCNYNKLTDLNISGCARLVDLYCFSNSINGKAMTKLVNSLPNRRKKSRGVFFVIDRSFEKRDKNRCSAADVTTARKKNWEVL; encoded by the coding sequence ATGAGCAAACATCTACGCATCTGGCTCTTCGTTCTCCTCGGCACGCTCCTCACTTTCACCTCCCTCCTCGCCCAAGGAGTCATCACCATGACCACCTCTCAGAGGGTCGGTGAGGAAATCTATTTGGGCATCAAAGCCAATGGCAACGTCACCATTGAGGGGGCTCAAGAGGCTGGGAAAACGGACAATCTCGATCGCAAGTCCCACAGGATTACTAGCCAAACGATCACCATCCGTGGCGACGTAACAGAGCTTGACTGCTCTTGGAATCAACTGACCAACTTGGACGTCTCGGGCTGTATCGCTTTGACAGAACTTGTGTGCGTTTTCAATCAACTAACGAGCTTGGACGTGTCGGGTTGTACTGCCTTGAAAATGCTTTCCTGCTCCAACAATCAACTGACGAGTTTAGACGTGTCAAGGAGCACCGCCTTGACAACGCTTGACTGCTCCTTCAATCAACTGACGAGCTTGGACGTGTCAAAGAGCACCGCCTTGACAGAGCTTGGGTGCGCCAGCAATCAACTGACGAGCTTGGACGTGTCAAAGAACACCGCCTTGGAAACGCTTTACTGCAACTACAATAAGCTGACTGACTTGAACATATCTGGGTGTGCTAGGTTGGTTGATCTTTATTGCTTCAGTAACAGTATCAATGGCAAGGCTATGACCAAGTTGGTGAATAGTCTTCCCAATCGAAGGAAAAAAAGTAGGGGTGTTTTTTTTGTGATAGATCGCTCCTTTGAGAAAAGGGATAAAAACAGGTGTAGCGCTGCTGACGTAACTACTGCAAGGAAGAAAAACTGGGAAGTTCTATAG
- a CDS encoding IS1182 family transposase, producing MEKRHFRPYIQNQIVLFPERVDKDIAEDDPVRFISAIVDGLDLEPFKKLYYTMGRSPYHPKMMLKVIIYAYMNNVYSCREMEKRLLRDTHFIWLAGGEKPDFVTINRFRNRVKREINEIFTQLVLLLAERGLISLDVEYIDGTKIESKANKYTFVWRKNVERYRSNLMEKLRVLLQQVDDVIIQDQQAKPEVVEFTPTELTSIVEELKEALDKEPAPETKEAKAEHRKRKKQIKTLEEHRDKLAEYDQRLDQLGKRNSMSKTDPDATFMRMKEDAKGKGLAKPGYNLQIATENQIITDYALFPNPSDTCTLIPFVESFQERYDHLPTTVVADAGYGSEENYRFMDESEMDAYVKYNYFHQEQRPRYKNNPFLPEHLYYNAQENYYVCPMGQHLEFRETTTTKTSTGYTSESSIYEAKNCRGCPLRSQCYKGKEDRRKISVNHRLNSYKQKARTLLTSDKGIKHRKRRSVEPESVFGQMKNNMHYRRFRHFGQDKVLMDFAFFAIAFNLKKVAAQLKKTQENDPLPSQDATSRGKEGVERSETITFTHFKPYLSKNVFSIAA from the coding sequence ATGGAAAAACGACACTTCCGACCCTATATACAGAATCAGATAGTCCTTTTCCCAGAAAGAGTCGACAAGGACATTGCCGAGGATGATCCTGTGCGTTTCATCAGTGCTATTGTGGATGGTTTGGATTTAGAGCCATTCAAAAAACTTTACTACACGATGGGTCGCAGCCCCTATCACCCTAAGATGATGCTCAAGGTGATCATCTACGCCTATATGAACAATGTATACTCCTGCCGTGAGATGGAAAAGCGCCTCCTCAGAGATACGCATTTCATCTGGCTCGCTGGTGGTGAGAAGCCTGACTTCGTCACGATCAATCGCTTTCGCAATCGTGTCAAGCGAGAGATCAATGAGATCTTTACACAACTGGTACTCCTACTAGCAGAGAGAGGTCTGATCTCTTTAGATGTTGAGTATATCGATGGGACAAAGATCGAGTCTAAGGCAAACAAATACACCTTCGTTTGGCGAAAGAACGTAGAGCGCTATCGGTCAAACCTGATGGAGAAGTTGCGTGTCCTACTGCAACAAGTCGATGATGTCATCATCCAGGATCAGCAAGCCAAGCCAGAGGTCGTAGAGTTTACTCCGACTGAGCTGACCTCTATCGTGGAGGAGCTCAAGGAAGCTCTTGACAAGGAACCCGCTCCTGAAACCAAAGAGGCGAAAGCCGAACATAGAAAGCGCAAAAAGCAGATTAAAACCTTAGAGGAGCACCGAGACAAGCTAGCTGAGTACGACCAACGTCTCGACCAACTAGGCAAGCGCAACTCTATGTCTAAGACTGACCCCGATGCGACTTTTATGCGTATGAAAGAAGACGCCAAAGGTAAAGGTCTCGCTAAGCCTGGGTACAACCTACAGATTGCTACAGAAAACCAAATTATCACAGACTATGCTCTCTTTCCCAACCCCTCGGACACCTGTACTCTCATACCATTTGTAGAAAGCTTTCAAGAGCGTTACGATCATCTGCCGACCACGGTTGTAGCTGATGCAGGCTATGGTTCAGAGGAGAACTACCGCTTTATGGACGAGTCTGAAATGGATGCTTACGTCAAGTACAATTACTTTCATCAAGAGCAGCGTCCACGCTACAAAAACAACCCCTTTCTCCCAGAGCATTTATACTACAACGCTCAGGAAAACTATTACGTCTGCCCGATGGGACAGCATCTAGAGTTCCGTGAGACTACGACCACAAAGACCAGCACGGGCTATACTTCAGAGAGCTCTATCTACGAAGCAAAAAACTGTAGAGGTTGCCCATTACGAAGTCAATGCTACAAAGGAAAAGAAGATAGGCGCAAGATCAGCGTGAACCATCGCCTTAACAGCTACAAGCAAAAAGCTCGTACACTGCTCACCTCAGATAAAGGCATCAAGCATCGAAAGCGACGATCTGTGGAACCCGAGTCAGTCTTTGGACAGATGAAAAACAACATGCACTATCGGCGCTTCCGTCACTTCGGTCAAGACAAAGTTCTGATGGACTTTGCCTTTTTCGCCATAGCCTTCAATCTCAAAAAAGTGGCTGCCCAACTCAAGAAAACGCAAGAAAATGACCCTTTACCCTCTCAAGACGCCACTTCGAGAGGCAAAGAGGGCGTTGAGCGCTCCGAGACGATCACTTTTACACACTTCAAGCCCTACTTGTCGAAAAACGTCTTCAGCATCGCTGCTTAA
- a CDS encoding ABC transporter permease, translating to MRLRLPIWLARQLYSRDNRHHSKVYALVRFAIPAIALSLAVMLLGIAIMDGFQYSVRDTVRLVTGDVILCEYGKQPIDLDNVITLTPQMTQRMNEMPEIAAVRPVRTAVGMIKTDSTYQGVAVTGVDDFTFLEPLCAMGDLSDTTLAEGANPIVLPKASAQKLGLTIGDKVVLYFLGDKVSVRSFTLIAILELTNTAQPLAYVTNDLLGRVGDWQQDQYTRIEILAKNTDRSLLDMETSLSDKLIQSLSEPGVTHETLGIYTGSQINGGVYQWIDSLRPNVQILLVLMALVAAFTMINALLIIILDLTQTIGLLKALGMTYRSLTTMSLAIALRIIAWGMLWGNLLAGVIIWSQYQWQWLTLDPNVYYISHVAMRIRPVAWIVVNVATLLLCLLLLLLPARIIQRISPTTALRFE from the coding sequence ATGAGACTAAGACTACCCATCTGGCTGGCTCGCCAGCTATACAGTCGCGATAATCGTCATCACAGCAAGGTATACGCCTTGGTGCGCTTTGCGATCCCAGCCATAGCACTGAGCCTAGCGGTCATGCTCCTAGGCATTGCGATCATGGACGGCTTTCAGTACAGCGTCCGTGATACGGTGCGGCTCGTGACAGGCGATGTGATCCTCTGCGAGTATGGCAAGCAGCCGATAGACCTAGACAATGTGATCACCCTCACGCCCCAGATGACACAGCGGATGAACGAGATGCCTGAGATAGCCGCCGTGCGCCCCGTCCGTACAGCTGTCGGCATGATCAAGACCGACAGTACCTATCAGGGGGTGGCTGTCACGGGGGTAGACGACTTCACATTCCTCGAGCCACTCTGCGCTATGGGCGACTTGTCCGACACGACACTTGCTGAGGGGGCTAATCCGATCGTCCTGCCTAAAGCCTCTGCGCAGAAGCTCGGACTAACGATCGGTGACAAGGTCGTGCTCTACTTCCTAGGTGACAAGGTCTCTGTGCGCTCCTTTACGCTGATAGCGATACTGGAACTGACCAATACGGCGCAGCCACTTGCCTATGTGACCAACGACCTGCTAGGACGTGTAGGGGACTGGCAACAAGATCAGTACACACGCATTGAGATCCTCGCAAAGAACACGGACCGCTCGCTCCTAGATATGGAGACCTCGCTCTCAGACAAGTTAATTCAGTCGCTCTCGGAGCCAGGCGTCACACATGAGACCTTAGGAATCTACACTGGCTCTCAGATCAATGGTGGGGTCTACCAGTGGATCGACTCGCTACGTCCGAATGTGCAGATATTACTGGTGCTGATGGCTCTGGTGGCAGCCTTTACAATGATCAACGCGCTCCTGATCATTATCCTAGACCTGACGCAGACCATCGGCTTGCTCAAGGCACTCGGCATGACCTACCGATCGCTCACGACGATGAGCTTGGCGATTGCTCTGCGCATCATCGCCTGGGGGATGCTCTGGGGCAACCTCCTGGCGGGCGTCATCATCTGGAGCCAGTACCAGTGGCAATGGCTCACGCTCGACCCAAATGTCTACTACATCTCGCACGTTGCGATGCGCATCCGCCCTGTGGCGTGGATCGTGGTCAACGTGGCAACGCTCTTGCTCTGTCTCCTGCTCTTACTCCTCCCAGCACGCATCATCCAGCGGATCTCACCGACGACGGCACTTCGCTTCGAATAA
- a CDS encoding DEAD/DEAH box helicase, whose translation MDFYELDLEDEVLDGLDAMNFVETSPIQSETIPPLLEGRDVIGCAQTGSGKTAAYLLPFLNKVARQELPKEHLGAVVMAPTRELAKQIDQEVEGFGYYVSVSTLAIYGGTDGIAWEQQRRGMALGADIVIATPGRLLSMLRLGACDLSHVQYFVLDEADRMLDMGFYEDIMEIYKALPEDCQHVMFSATMPKEILKLSESILVDPVLVELAVAKPPKSIMQTAYICYDAQKLPIIRSLFANPESELSRTIIFAGTKATVHALAQTLTRDGLPVAEMHSDLSQERREEVLRDFRMGRTKVLVATDIVARGIDIDDIGVVINYEVPRDFEDYVHRIGRTARGADGKGLAITLVSPSDQQDFARLEQFLEQEIYRIPLDPSLGEAPTYAPNERSNSRGSSRGKGNGRGRSQGKGHGRGKSQGKGRSSQRKGHSGGHKDSKQ comes from the coding sequence ATGGACTTTTACGAACTAGATCTAGAGGATGAGGTCCTCGACGGACTGGATGCGATGAACTTTGTGGAGACCTCTCCTATCCAATCGGAGACGATCCCCCCACTCCTAGAGGGGCGAGACGTCATCGGCTGTGCGCAGACTGGATCGGGCAAGACGGCAGCTTATCTGCTTCCCTTTCTCAATAAGGTAGCACGTCAAGAGCTACCCAAAGAGCATCTCGGAGCCGTCGTCATGGCGCCCACACGAGAGCTCGCCAAGCAGATCGATCAGGAGGTCGAAGGCTTTGGCTATTACGTCTCAGTCTCTACCCTCGCCATCTACGGCGGCACCGACGGCATCGCCTGGGAGCAGCAAAGACGGGGCATGGCACTCGGAGCAGACATCGTCATCGCTACCCCAGGGCGACTCCTCTCGATGCTACGTCTCGGAGCGTGCGACCTATCGCATGTACAGTACTTCGTACTAGACGAGGCTGATCGTATGCTCGACATGGGCTTTTACGAAGACATTATGGAGATCTACAAGGCACTGCCCGAGGATTGCCAGCATGTGATGTTTTCCGCTACAATGCCCAAGGAGATCCTCAAGCTCTCAGAGAGCATCCTCGTAGATCCCGTCCTCGTTGAGCTAGCTGTGGCAAAGCCTCCTAAGTCGATCATGCAGACCGCATACATCTGCTATGATGCGCAGAAGCTCCCGATCATCCGATCTCTCTTTGCCAATCCCGAGTCGGAGCTCTCACGCACCATCATCTTTGCGGGGACCAAGGCGACTGTCCACGCACTCGCTCAGACACTCACTAGAGATGGACTGCCCGTTGCAGAGATGCACTCGGACCTGTCGCAAGAGCGTCGCGAGGAGGTCTTGAGAGACTTCCGCATGGGACGCACCAAAGTACTCGTCGCCACCGACATCGTAGCGCGTGGTATCGACATAGACGACATTGGGGTCGTGATCAACTATGAGGTGCCTCGCGACTTTGAGGACTACGTACACCGCATCGGCCGTACAGCACGTGGTGCCGACGGCAAGGGCTTGGCGATCACGCTCGTCTCGCCCAGTGATCAGCAAGACTTCGCACGTCTGGAGCAGTTCCTCGAGCAGGAGATCTACCGCATTCCTCTCGACCCTTCACTAGGCGAGGCGCCTACCTATGCCCCCAACGAGCGCAGTAATAGTCGTGGCTCCTCTAGAGGCAAAGGCAACGGACGTGGCAGATCGCAAGGTAAAGGTCACGGACGAGGTAAGTCCCAGGGCAAAGGTCGCTCCTCACAGCGTAAAGGTCACTCCGGAGGTCACAAGGATAGCAAGCAATAA
- a CDS encoding transglycosylase SLT domain-containing protein, producing the protein MRRLLRTITLSLWGAVLVGVVYYFAVVYRAPQTKTDRVETRSQTEWHDVPIAEVGAGEAYEELEQYSTLYALEYLLDDDSIWPNVEANRLQLFDLYEGEEDDEEEDVIVVSTKSTSTSKALADKSQAQSPRRQGMISEWDYLFQRYGERYGWDWCVLAAIAYQESKFRAEIVGMGGATGLMGIMPATGRRYGYSRAKLKHAESSVRIACMALQDFGRAFAHITDPEQRMKFTLASYNSGSAHVLDARRLAEDAGLDPDRWDGSVELYMVRLNEPKYYNHPLVQHGRANGDHTVRYVTEVFTRAQSYKSKVQYATAE; encoded by the coding sequence ATGAGGAGGCTCCTACGCACCATAACGCTGTCGCTATGGGGGGCGGTCCTCGTGGGTGTCGTCTACTACTTTGCCGTGGTCTATCGAGCACCTCAGACTAAGACGGATCGTGTAGAGACCCGCTCTCAGACGGAATGGCACGATGTGCCGATTGCGGAGGTGGGGGCTGGAGAGGCCTACGAAGAGCTGGAGCAGTACAGCACACTCTATGCGCTGGAGTACCTGCTGGACGATGACTCGATATGGCCCAATGTGGAAGCAAACAGGCTGCAGCTCTTCGATCTTTACGAAGGGGAGGAAGACGACGAAGAAGAGGACGTAATAGTGGTGTCGACAAAATCTACCTCGACGTCTAAGGCTTTGGCAGACAAGTCACAAGCACAGTCTCCCAGGCGTCAGGGTATGATCTCTGAGTGGGACTACCTCTTTCAGCGGTATGGTGAGCGGTATGGTTGGGACTGGTGTGTCTTAGCGGCGATAGCTTATCAGGAGTCCAAGTTTCGTGCAGAGATCGTCGGCATGGGAGGAGCCACGGGGCTGATGGGTATCATGCCCGCTACGGGGCGTCGCTATGGATACAGTCGTGCTAAGCTCAAGCATGCCGAGAGCTCCGTCCGCATAGCCTGCATGGCGCTGCAAGACTTCGGTCGCGCCTTTGCCCATATCACTGATCCGGAGCAACGGATGAAGTTTACCCTCGCCTCTTACAATTCGGGCAGTGCGCATGTCCTCGATGCGCGTCGTCTGGCGGAGGACGCAGGCTTAGACCCTGATCGCTGGGACGGCTCTGTGGAGCTCTATATGGTTCGCCTGAACGAGCCGAAGTACTACAACCATCCACTCGTGCAGCATGGTCGTGCTAATGGCGATCACACGGTGCGCTATGTGACAGAGGTTTTCACCCGAGCGCAATCTTATAAATCGAAAGTTCAATATGCTACAGCTGAATAA
- the gap gene encoding type I glyceraldehyde-3-phosphate dehydrogenase, with protein sequence MTKVGINGFGRIGRLVFRASMKRDDLEVVAINDLIDVEYMAYMLKYDSVHGRFDGTVDVQDGMLVVNGRKIRVTAEKEPRLINWGAAGVEYVVESTGRFLTKELSQGHIEAGAKYVVMSAPSKDDTPMFVTGVNLEKYVPGTQFVSNASCTTNCLAPLVKVLNDNFGVEQGLMTTVHAATATQKTVDGPSLKDWRGGRSAIGNIIPSSTGAAKAVGKVIPELNGKLTGMSFRVPTMDVSVVDLTVQLKRGASYDEICAAMKKASETNLKGIMEYCDEQVVSQDFVSDPHTSIFDAKAGIALTDTFVKVVAWYDNEWGYSNKILCLIAHMAEVNK encoded by the coding sequence ATGACAAAAGTAGGTATCAATGGTTTTGGTCGTATCGGTCGACTAGTCTTCCGCGCTTCGATGAAGCGTGATGATCTCGAGGTAGTAGCAATCAACGACCTCATCGATGTCGAGTATATGGCATATATGCTCAAGTATGACTCTGTACATGGACGCTTCGACGGCACAGTCGACGTACAGGATGGCATGCTCGTAGTCAACGGTCGCAAGATCCGTGTGACAGCCGAGAAGGAGCCACGCCTGATCAACTGGGGCGCTGCTGGCGTAGAGTATGTCGTAGAGAGTACAGGACGCTTCCTCACCAAGGAGCTCTCACAGGGACACATCGAGGCTGGTGCTAAGTATGTCGTCATGTCGGCTCCCTCTAAGGATGATACACCTATGTTCGTCACAGGTGTCAACCTTGAGAAGTATGTCCCTGGTACACAGTTCGTCTCTAACGCTTCTTGCACGACCAACTGTCTCGCTCCGCTTGTAAAGGTGCTCAACGACAACTTCGGCGTAGAGCAGGGGCTCATGACTACCGTACACGCTGCTACGGCTACGCAGAAGACGGTCGATGGTCCCTCACTCAAGGACTGGCGTGGCGGTCGCTCGGCTATCGGCAACATCATCCCCTCCTCGACAGGTGCTGCTAAGGCTGTCGGCAAGGTGATCCCCGAGCTCAATGGTAAGCTCACGGGTATGTCCTTCCGCGTACCTACGATGGACGTATCTGTCGTAGACCTGACAGTACAGCTCAAGCGTGGTGCTAGCTACGACGAGATCTGTGCTGCTATGAAGAAGGCCTCTGAGACCAATCTCAAGGGGATCATGGAGTACTGTGACGAGCAGGTTGTAAGCCAGGACTTCGTGAGCGATCCACACACCTCTATTTTTGACGCTAAGGCTGGTATCGCTCTGACTGATACCTTTGTCAAGGTCGTCGCTTGGTATGACAATGAGTGGGGCTACTCTAACAAGATACTCTGCCTCATCGCTCACATGGCTGAGGTCAATAAGTAA
- a CDS encoding metallophosphoesterase family protein: MKAHQRIGILSDTHGYIDDQICKALAACDLIFHAGDIGAPQVLERLQTIAPTLAVYGNIDDATLHTQLPEVIHTEVAGVELVMTHIGGYPGHYERVLAPYLTPWHEHPMITISGHSHILKVLPDKSRPGLLHINPGAVGRSGWHQSRTLIRLQITSGRPHDLEVVEWPR; the protein is encoded by the coding sequence ATGAAAGCGCATCAGCGTATCGGCATCCTAAGCGATACGCACGGATACATCGATGATCAGATCTGCAAGGCACTAGCCGCGTGTGATCTGATCTTTCATGCAGGAGACATCGGCGCTCCGCAGGTGCTAGAGCGGTTGCAAACCATTGCCCCCACGCTAGCAGTGTATGGCAATATCGATGACGCTACGCTACATACACAGCTTCCAGAGGTGATTCATACAGAGGTGGCTGGTGTGGAGCTGGTCATGACGCATATCGGTGGCTATCCAGGACACTATGAGCGTGTCTTGGCGCCTTATCTTACGCCGTGGCATGAGCATCCCATGATTACCATCTCGGGGCATAGTCATATCCTCAAGGTGCTGCCCGACAAGTCCCGTCCAGGACTACTCCACATCAACCCCGGGGCTGTAGGGCGCAGTGGCTGGCACCAGAGTCGCACCCTCATACGCCTGCAGATCACCTCAGGGCGACCACACGACCTAGAGGTGGTCGAGTGGCCCCGCTAA